From Anopheles coluzzii chromosome 3, AcolN3, whole genome shotgun sequence, the proteins below share one genomic window:
- the LOC120956527 gene encoding putative oxidoreductase GLYR1 homolog isoform X2, giving the protein MSDSTGYAVNDLVWAKMKGFSPWPGRISVPPAELRKIAVKKNNPVKCIFFFGSNNYAWIEETQIKPYLQFKDTHLNSSKSAQFKEALKQIEEFRVNPEKFQPLFVGENEAANRPDPDEEFNRLREGVASGTEESGAEDGASVNNTTTPAVLESVDEATSTPMVKKSAKKKVRASLPIKLNVDKTSVTKPRSVGNKAKAMLDDGVSGAPSPKRKKKLLNDSGELSSLDASPVRRNAPVTHLLNRPVTVTRPETPEIDMSSVSNAVQSRNIKASQLKFGFLGLGVMGCGIVKNLIKSGHSVVVWNRSAHKCRKFQEVGAEVADTPSDVVEMTDVTYSCVSDPQVAKDMVFGNCGVMSANLAGKGYVEMTGVDPETSNDINEAIISKGGRYLEAQIQGSKNQAEEGTLIILASGDRLLFEECQSCFEAISRNSFYLGDVGNATKMNLILQMISGITLAGVAEAMALADRAGLQQKDVLEVLELTNMSSEMMLQKGNAIIKGEFPTHHALKHMQKDLKLALSLADGLEQSLPITAASNEVYKHAKRLGYGSHDASAVYVRARF; this is encoded by the exons atgtccGATAGCACGGGTTACGCCGTCAACGATCTCGTCTG GGCCAAAATGAAGGGATTTTCGCCATGGCCAGGCCGTATCTCGGTTCCTCCGGCAGAGCTGCGTAAAATTGCGGTCAAAAAGAACAATCCAGTGAagtgtattttctttttcggaTCCAACAATTA TGCTTGGATTGAGGAAACGCAAATCAAACCCTATCTGCAGTTCAAGGATACGCACCTAAACTCTTCCAAAAGTGCCCAGTTCAAAGAGGCGTTGAAACAGATCGAAGAATTCCGCGTGAATCCGGAG AAATTTCAGCCTCTGTTTGTTGGTGAAAACGAAGCCGCCAACCGTCCGGATCCGGACGAGGAGTTCAATAGATTGCGCGAGGGCGTCGCCAGCGGAACGGAAGAAAGCGGGGCGGAGGATGGAGCTTCCGTGAACAACACGACGACGCCCGCCGTCTTGGAATCCGTGGACGAGGCCACCTCGACACCGATGGTGAAGAAGTCGGCCAAGAAGAAAGTACGTGCCTCGTTGCCAATCAAGTTGAACGTGGATAAG ACTTCGGTTACAAAGCCGCGTTCGGTTGGCAACAAAGCCAAAGCGATGCTTGATGATGGTGTGTCCGGTGCACCGTCGCCCAAACGTAAGAAGAAGCTGTTGAACGATTCCGGTGAGCTGTCCTCGCTGGACGCTAGCCCGGTGAGACGCAATGCGCCTGTGACGCATCTGCTAAACCGCCCGGTGACCGTAACCCGGCCGGAGACGCCCGAGATCGACATGTCGAGCGTATCGAATGCGGTACAGTCGCGCAATATCAAGGCGTCCCAGCTGAAGTTCGGTTTCCTCGGGCTGGGCGTGATGGGATGCGGGATTGTGAAAAATCTGATCAAATCCGGTCACTCGGTGGTGGTTTGGAATCGTAGCGCGCACAAGTGCCGCAAGTTCCAGGAGGTCGGTGCAGAGGTTGCGGACACACCGTCGGATGTGGTCGAAATGACCGATGTTACGTACTCCTGTGTGTCCGATCCGCAGGTTGCAAAGGAT ATGGTGTTCGGTAATTGCGGCGTTATGTCGGCTAACCTAGCTGGCAAGGGGTATGTTGAGATGACTGGCGTCGACCCGGAAACCTCCAATGACATCAATGAAGCAATCATCTCCAAAGGAGGCCGTTATTTGGAAGCACAA ATACAAGGCTCGAAGAATCAAGCGGAAGAGGGAACACTTATCATACTGGCCAGCGGTGACCGGTTGCTGTTCGAAGAATGTCAGAGCTGCTTCGAGGCCATTTCCCGCAACTCATTCTATCTGGGCGATGTTGGCAATGCGACAAAAATGAACTTGATTCTTCAGATGATTTCGGGGATCACGCTTGCCGGAGTGGCAGAGGCTATGGCACTAG CGGATCGCGCTGGACTGCAGCAAAAGGACGTACTGGAGGTGCTTGAGTTGACCAACATGTCGTCGGAGATGATGCTGCAGAAAGGAAACG CTATTATCAAGGGCGAATTCCCAACTCATCATGCCCTTAAGCACATGCAGAAGGACCTGAAGCTGGCACTTAGCCTAGCGGACGGGCTGGAGCAATCGCTGCCCATCACAGCTGCCTCGAACGAGGTGTACAAGCACGCCAAACGTCTCGGCTACGGTTCTCACGATGCCAGTGCGGTCTACGTGCGGGCACGGTTTTAA
- the LOC120956527 gene encoding putative oxidoreductase GLYR1 homolog isoform X3: MSDSTGYAVNDLVWAKMKGFSPWPGRISVPPAELRKIAVKKNNPVKCIFFFGSNNYAWIEETQIKPYLQFKDTHLNSSKSAQFKEALKQIEEFRVNPEKFQPLFVGENEAANRPDPDEEFNRLREGVASGTEESGAEDGASVNNTTTPAVLESVDEATSTPMVKKSAKKKTSVTKPRSVGNKAKAMLDDGVSGAPSPKRKKKLLNDSGELSSLDASPVRRNAPVTHLLNRPVTVTRPETPEIDMSSVSNAVQSRNIKASQLKFGFLGLGVMGCGIVKNLIKSGHSVVVWNRSAHKCRKFQEVGAEVADTPSDVVEMTDVTYSCVSDPQVAKDMVFGNCGVMSANLAGKGYVEMTGVDPETSNDINEAIISKGGRYLEAQIQGSKNQAEEGTLIILASGDRLLFEECQSCFEAISRNSFYLGDVGNATKMNLILQMISGITLAGVAEAMALADRAGLQQKDVLEVLELTNMSSEMMLQKGNAIIKGEFPTHHALKHMQKDLKLALSLADGLEQSLPITAASNEVYKHAKRLGYGSHDASAVYVRARF; encoded by the exons atgtccGATAGCACGGGTTACGCCGTCAACGATCTCGTCTG GGCCAAAATGAAGGGATTTTCGCCATGGCCAGGCCGTATCTCGGTTCCTCCGGCAGAGCTGCGTAAAATTGCGGTCAAAAAGAACAATCCAGTGAagtgtattttctttttcggaTCCAACAATTA TGCTTGGATTGAGGAAACGCAAATCAAACCCTATCTGCAGTTCAAGGATACGCACCTAAACTCTTCCAAAAGTGCCCAGTTCAAAGAGGCGTTGAAACAGATCGAAGAATTCCGCGTGAATCCGGAG AAATTTCAGCCTCTGTTTGTTGGTGAAAACGAAGCCGCCAACCGTCCGGATCCGGACGAGGAGTTCAATAGATTGCGCGAGGGCGTCGCCAGCGGAACGGAAGAAAGCGGGGCGGAGGATGGAGCTTCCGTGAACAACACGACGACGCCCGCCGTCTTGGAATCCGTGGACGAGGCCACCTCGACACCGATGGTGAAGAAGTCGGCCAAGAAGAAA ACTTCGGTTACAAAGCCGCGTTCGGTTGGCAACAAAGCCAAAGCGATGCTTGATGATGGTGTGTCCGGTGCACCGTCGCCCAAACGTAAGAAGAAGCTGTTGAACGATTCCGGTGAGCTGTCCTCGCTGGACGCTAGCCCGGTGAGACGCAATGCGCCTGTGACGCATCTGCTAAACCGCCCGGTGACCGTAACCCGGCCGGAGACGCCCGAGATCGACATGTCGAGCGTATCGAATGCGGTACAGTCGCGCAATATCAAGGCGTCCCAGCTGAAGTTCGGTTTCCTCGGGCTGGGCGTGATGGGATGCGGGATTGTGAAAAATCTGATCAAATCCGGTCACTCGGTGGTGGTTTGGAATCGTAGCGCGCACAAGTGCCGCAAGTTCCAGGAGGTCGGTGCAGAGGTTGCGGACACACCGTCGGATGTGGTCGAAATGACCGATGTTACGTACTCCTGTGTGTCCGATCCGCAGGTTGCAAAGGAT ATGGTGTTCGGTAATTGCGGCGTTATGTCGGCTAACCTAGCTGGCAAGGGGTATGTTGAGATGACTGGCGTCGACCCGGAAACCTCCAATGACATCAATGAAGCAATCATCTCCAAAGGAGGCCGTTATTTGGAAGCACAA ATACAAGGCTCGAAGAATCAAGCGGAAGAGGGAACACTTATCATACTGGCCAGCGGTGACCGGTTGCTGTTCGAAGAATGTCAGAGCTGCTTCGAGGCCATTTCCCGCAACTCATTCTATCTGGGCGATGTTGGCAATGCGACAAAAATGAACTTGATTCTTCAGATGATTTCGGGGATCACGCTTGCCGGAGTGGCAGAGGCTATGGCACTAG CGGATCGCGCTGGACTGCAGCAAAAGGACGTACTGGAGGTGCTTGAGTTGACCAACATGTCGTCGGAGATGATGCTGCAGAAAGGAAACG CTATTATCAAGGGCGAATTCCCAACTCATCATGCCCTTAAGCACATGCAGAAGGACCTGAAGCTGGCACTTAGCCTAGCGGACGGGCTGGAGCAATCGCTGCCCATCACAGCTGCCTCGAACGAGGTGTACAAGCACGCCAAACGTCTCGGCTACGGTTCTCACGATGCCAGTGCGGTCTACGTGCGGGCACGGTTTTAA
- the LOC120956527 gene encoding putative oxidoreductase GLYR1 homolog isoform X1, protein MSDSTGYAVNDLVWAKMKGFSPWPGRISVPPAELRKIAVKKNNPVKCIFFFGSNNYAWIEETQIKPYLQFKDTHLNSSKSAQFKEALKQIEEFRVNPEKFQPLFVGENEAANRPDPDEEFNRLREGVASGTEESGAEDGASVNNTTTPAVLESVDEATSTPMVKKSAKKKVRASLPIKLNVDKVTSVTKPRSVGNKAKAMLDDGVSGAPSPKRKKKLLNDSGELSSLDASPVRRNAPVTHLLNRPVTVTRPETPEIDMSSVSNAVQSRNIKASQLKFGFLGLGVMGCGIVKNLIKSGHSVVVWNRSAHKCRKFQEVGAEVADTPSDVVEMTDVTYSCVSDPQVAKDMVFGNCGVMSANLAGKGYVEMTGVDPETSNDINEAIISKGGRYLEAQIQGSKNQAEEGTLIILASGDRLLFEECQSCFEAISRNSFYLGDVGNATKMNLILQMISGITLAGVAEAMALADRAGLQQKDVLEVLELTNMSSEMMLQKGNAIIKGEFPTHHALKHMQKDLKLALSLADGLEQSLPITAASNEVYKHAKRLGYGSHDASAVYVRARF, encoded by the exons atgtccGATAGCACGGGTTACGCCGTCAACGATCTCGTCTG GGCCAAAATGAAGGGATTTTCGCCATGGCCAGGCCGTATCTCGGTTCCTCCGGCAGAGCTGCGTAAAATTGCGGTCAAAAAGAACAATCCAGTGAagtgtattttctttttcggaTCCAACAATTA TGCTTGGATTGAGGAAACGCAAATCAAACCCTATCTGCAGTTCAAGGATACGCACCTAAACTCTTCCAAAAGTGCCCAGTTCAAAGAGGCGTTGAAACAGATCGAAGAATTCCGCGTGAATCCGGAG AAATTTCAGCCTCTGTTTGTTGGTGAAAACGAAGCCGCCAACCGTCCGGATCCGGACGAGGAGTTCAATAGATTGCGCGAGGGCGTCGCCAGCGGAACGGAAGAAAGCGGGGCGGAGGATGGAGCTTCCGTGAACAACACGACGACGCCCGCCGTCTTGGAATCCGTGGACGAGGCCACCTCGACACCGATGGTGAAGAAGTCGGCCAAGAAGAAAGTACGTGCCTCGTTGCCAATCAAGTTGAACGTGGATAAGGTG ACTTCGGTTACAAAGCCGCGTTCGGTTGGCAACAAAGCCAAAGCGATGCTTGATGATGGTGTGTCCGGTGCACCGTCGCCCAAACGTAAGAAGAAGCTGTTGAACGATTCCGGTGAGCTGTCCTCGCTGGACGCTAGCCCGGTGAGACGCAATGCGCCTGTGACGCATCTGCTAAACCGCCCGGTGACCGTAACCCGGCCGGAGACGCCCGAGATCGACATGTCGAGCGTATCGAATGCGGTACAGTCGCGCAATATCAAGGCGTCCCAGCTGAAGTTCGGTTTCCTCGGGCTGGGCGTGATGGGATGCGGGATTGTGAAAAATCTGATCAAATCCGGTCACTCGGTGGTGGTTTGGAATCGTAGCGCGCACAAGTGCCGCAAGTTCCAGGAGGTCGGTGCAGAGGTTGCGGACACACCGTCGGATGTGGTCGAAATGACCGATGTTACGTACTCCTGTGTGTCCGATCCGCAGGTTGCAAAGGAT ATGGTGTTCGGTAATTGCGGCGTTATGTCGGCTAACCTAGCTGGCAAGGGGTATGTTGAGATGACTGGCGTCGACCCGGAAACCTCCAATGACATCAATGAAGCAATCATCTCCAAAGGAGGCCGTTATTTGGAAGCACAA ATACAAGGCTCGAAGAATCAAGCGGAAGAGGGAACACTTATCATACTGGCCAGCGGTGACCGGTTGCTGTTCGAAGAATGTCAGAGCTGCTTCGAGGCCATTTCCCGCAACTCATTCTATCTGGGCGATGTTGGCAATGCGACAAAAATGAACTTGATTCTTCAGATGATTTCGGGGATCACGCTTGCCGGAGTGGCAGAGGCTATGGCACTAG CGGATCGCGCTGGACTGCAGCAAAAGGACGTACTGGAGGTGCTTGAGTTGACCAACATGTCGTCGGAGATGATGCTGCAGAAAGGAAACG CTATTATCAAGGGCGAATTCCCAACTCATCATGCCCTTAAGCACATGCAGAAGGACCTGAAGCTGGCACTTAGCCTAGCGGACGGGCTGGAGCAATCGCTGCCCATCACAGCTGCCTCGAACGAGGTGTACAAGCACGCCAAACGTCTCGGCTACGGTTCTCACGATGCCAGTGCGGTCTACGTGCGGGCACGGTTTTAA